The DNA sequence GGCACTTAAagtgtcatgactccatccatcCTAccgaatgctgggatttgtaggttggcTTGAATTTTCTTCCATGAAATTCTTTTGCTGTAGTTCAAAGGAGCACATTAGAGCTCTTTAAGGAGAAATATTTAAGTaactcactaaactgcaaatcccaggatgtctCAGGAtacagtcatagcagttaaaatgttaTCAAACTGCTATTACAGTGCAACACAGATAAACACTCTCTGTATGCTTTCTCCATGCACTGAAATGTGACCTGTAGGACATTCGTAACATTTGAAGTGACTTCTTGTTGACACTTAAGAAGGAGATTGCCTGACCCTTATCTGGTTAGAATAATATTGTTGCCATATCTCAGTTCCCTACACCACAATCCTGAGATACGTTGAATCTTCCACCAAGAATCCAGTTGAAACATTAGCTTCCAGGGCTTCCTGATTCTGATAGTCTCCGTTCCACCTTCTATAAACTGAGCGGCATTATAGGCAGAGGGAAAACCTAAGATAAGATTTGAACTTCAGTAGCCTCAGGAGAAACGTCTATTGACCGTATAGCAGCGGTTCTACTCTGGTTGACAGTACCCATCTTCTAAATAGAAGTTCCTTACAGTACAAAGTGATGATTTGCTGCTGTAAAGCACAGGTCCTCTCAATAGCCAGTGTTTACAACTGGATGCAAAAGATACAAAACAAACGAGTACATGCCCCCTGTCTCCTCTTGGCAATTTGCCCTAGGTTCCTGAGGTTTGCCCTATGTTCCTGAAGAAGTCTAATAGACTGTGTGGGCAGCTCTTGTTCTATTCTCCTTGCAAGAAAGCAAAAGGCAGTAGATGAAAGATTAATCTGGCCAAGTTTAGAAGACATCACAGGAGCCACATTCTCTTGGAGCCCAGAAATATCAGGCCACCAAAGGAGGGAAAAGTCAGTAAGAAATATAGTTAGCCCCTTTACATCTCCACTCTTGGCTAATATGAGAAGAGGTTGGTAGGAAAGCCTTGAGTATTGTATATATACAAATACTGCATATTTATCCATATTGCATTTGGATAGGCTTACTCCCTGGGGTGTGAATCCTCAGGCCCTGGGGCTGAATCTAGCCTTCTGGGGCAAATATATATACAAAGTCCCTCTATAAATTGATGGGAGGATAGTCAGTGGCAGATGACAAGGAAAGGGAACTTGGAGCTATTCTGGAACAGGTgtgaaaaaaaaattctatggCAGGGTCTGAAAATAAACCTTCCAGTATCAGAAAGCCTTGTCACATTGGGAAGAGGGTATCATACTGCTGGAAAAGGTATAGAtagggacaaccaaaatgattATGGGACTGGAAAACTTCCTCATCTGAGAGGAAAGGTTATAGTGATCTGGGCTGCTGAGTACAGAATGTAAAACAAAATATCCAGGAGAAAGATTCTCAAGATGTCTGTAATTATGCATGGAGTTCAGAaagttttctccttcttccccttctcagAATGCTAGAGACTGGGCTGAAAAGAACTCTCCAGCCAGTTTTGCTTGAATTCTTCACAAAACTCTTGTAGTCAGAGGGTGAAAGGAGACATCTTTAATGCAACTTTTCTACAAAGAAACACTTCTGACATGTCCCTTCTgaggaaaagggaagagagagagagagagaccacattGCCTGCCCCCTAGAAAGATACACAAGAGAGCATTCAATTTAAAAGAAGTCCTTTGTCTATCCAGTTATTTCCCCCCTGTTTTCTCCAGTTGTTCCTCCTGATGGCTTGTCAGGATTTTCTTCTCTCATTCCCTTTTCCTGGAAGGGTCTCTTCTTTCATCATAAAACGTTCCTTGTATAAAAatcttatatatacacatatgtatgtatgcattatCCAACACAATTGTTGTGCCAAACTCAGAGAAGTGCCACCTTGGTTGTCAAGTTCCTAGAGCTGTAACAGTTGTCTCTTGAACAGCTGCATTTGTGTAATCTTGGAGGCAGGTGGCCTGTGCTAGTCACTTGCCACTCATCACCACACTACAGTCTGAAAGAtttgcccttttcttttcttttcgctGAAGTCCCAAATGTGTTTTAGAATTTCTACACCATAAAGGACAAAAACCCCATTTATAATGTCTGAATATTTTCCCATGCTGTTTTCAAACAGTagttgctcttttttaaaaaaatgacaattgaaaagaaaggtttttttaCCATTCCTATCAACAGTTTTCCTTCCAAAACTCAGTGGTTTTCACAGTCTTCTTGACTCTTTAGAATTGCCTGCCCACAGTTCAGGATGTGATGCCATTGTGCTTGGTTTTAAGCCTTCATGAGAAGAGAGGGTGCTTAACCCCTTTACATCCCCCCAAATCTTATTGTTTTCTTGGGTGAAATGGCAACTTGAAGCAGCTGTTATATCCCATTGCATTGCCCATGTCCTTGTCCTTGAAATGCGACATGATATTCTGAGTGACAAAGATGGGGCCAGGGCAGAGGAGATGGAGTTTGCATGTGGCAGACTCGGGCAGCTCAGCTCAGGAGGGATCCACCACAGAAGGAATAACAGCGAGCTGCAAACCAAGATCAGAAGCTGTTACAAATCCACTCGATTTCAGCTCTGTCACCACCAGTCCTACTTAGGTAGAGATCTCActagagggggaagaggagatgggAGGGTAGGTCTAAAACCAATAGAGATCCTTCCCTTTATCCTGAGGCTGTAGACCTGAgaacagagacagaaagagagagaaaagatagaaagaaaccaaaacagaaaggaagaggaaaaaatttaaaataaggaCAGAAAAAGTAAAACACCACCATTTTCTTGTCTTAGCAGACAACTAACCTATGTGAAACATAAGAAGTCTTTTGTGCCCTTCAACGCTACACAATTTGTAGTCTGGCGAGTCACTTTAATTGCCGTGACAGCATCCTATAACATcctgggtttgtaatttggtgacaTACTAGAGGTtcctggttgagaattctaaatgctcctccttaaactacaaatcccaggatttcataggatggaaccatggcagttaaaatggaatgacAGTGCTATGATTGTCTGAAAGGGCTTTTCATGTCTAAGGCACAGACAGAAGTGCCAGAGCTCAGATTGGCCTTTAGGTATGGCATTAAAAAATGAGTTGTCATGGTGGGAACTATTCCCCATCCAACTACCCTACCAAAAGTGTTGGCTTATTTCAGCAGAGATGAAGGCAGTTTACAGTATTATTCAGTCAAACTGGATAACAAAAGTGATGCCCCAAAAACTAGCTTGGGGGAACCAAAGGAATGATAAAAATAACTATGGGGAGGAACAGTTTAACCAGTACTGTATTGTATAGGACCTTAATATGACTGAAGGCCAACGGAACAAATACAGAAGTGGGAAATATTGAGAGGAGCACCAAGTACCCACATAATTCCCTGCCCCATTGAAGTTACTGATGCTTGAGTAATAACTGTCATATATTCAGAAGATACAGAGTCCATTTTATTTAAACCAGGCCTGAACAAGAACAATTAATTTTACTTCTTATCTGTTTCTTttgaataatacaaaatagatATTTTTCCCCTAAAAAAGAGGGAAAGTAAGTGTGTGATGGAAGCACCCAAGTTTGCATACCTACAGAACTGGTATCATTCTAATGCAGGGAAATAGTTTGCTATCAAGAATCTGAAGCAGTATATCAATCAGAAAGTTTCCGGAGGGAAAAGgttgtttccatttttaaagcaTAACTTCTTCAAATGTGAGTTGATATTCTTGGGTTACTGAAGGTGGACCATTACCAGGAAAATAATAGAGTTCTGTCATTGCTCCACATCTGTTTCTCTTCTTAACCTGGTACTATGTGTGATACAAATGTCTGATACTGCCATCATACTGTGCACTTCTCTGCCTACTTCATGGATAGCCAATTATGGATAGCAGGAATTAGCAAATGTATGCCATCATGGCATAATGTAATATAAAGTGTGACACCATGTGTTCAGTAACACAAAATTTCACATTCCTTGCTGCAGAGATTCTCCTTTCATTACAAAGAGGCCTTGTGGAAGGTGATCCCTTACCTACTTTCCTATCCTGATTTTAAAACAACGACAGAGGTTGCTCAAGATGTGAGGGAAggtcacacagacacacacagatgtATCCTGTGGGCCTTACCTGTGTCCACATTGAGACCTAAGCTCTGTGCCATTTCCCCTGCTGGACTGGTGAAAGGTGCTGGCGTTGTCCATGCTGACGTGGCAGGCTCACTTTTGCCTAGCTCACACTGAGGGCTGACAGGTGTAGGCACAGACCCAGGTGTGAGACGATGGGGGCGCACAGAAGCAGCGGGCACAAGGAGCGAGCCATAGCGTGGGTCGAAGTGTGGGCCATATACCTCATGTACAGTGGTGGGGCGGGGATAGGGTGAGCTCTGTGTGCCAAtgtaagggtggtggtggtgatgatggtgatggtggtgagcAGGGTGCCAGGGCTCTGGGCCACCCTGGTGGAGGTGGCTGTGCAGTGAGCCTGGGGAATAAGGGTCCGCTGTGGCAAAGGGCAGTTCGCTGTGGGTGGTGGCTGCCAGTGGGCTGCCCAAGGAAGCTGGCACCGAAGAGGGCTGGTATGTGCTGTTCCAGAAGGAAGGTGGGAAGCTGCGTTGGCTCATGGGGAACGATCCATCTGAAAAAGGAGGGTAGAGAGAAGAAAAATTCAGAGAAACAAAATGATGGAATTTTAATTCATTTGTCATCATCATTACTCTCTCTGTATATAATATCCACCTTCAACTTGGCTTCCAATACAAATTGTCCCCCTGCCTCATCTACAAGAGTACCCACATGTAATGATTTCACCTTAGATTCCTTCACTGATAAACCCCTGACTGATTCACA is a window from the Sceloporus undulatus isolate JIND9_A2432 ecotype Alabama chromosome 1, SceUnd_v1.1, whole genome shotgun sequence genome containing:
- the VGLL2 gene encoding transcription cofactor vestigial-like protein 2, which gives rise to MSCLDVMYQVYGPPQPYFAAAYTPYHQKLAFYSKMQEAAESATSASTSGSGSTSSASSSFSSHTAPASIKEEECSPEKERPPEAEYISSRCVLFTYFQGDISAVVDEHFSRALSQPSSYASSSTSAKATTAARSTSSWRDGSFPMSQRSFPPSFWNSTYQPSSVPASLGSPLAATTHSELPFATADPYSPGSLHSHLHQGGPEPWHPAHHHHHHHHHHPYIGTQSSPYPRPTTVHEVYGPHFDPRYGSLLVPAASVRPHRLTPGSVPTPVSPQCELGKSEPATSAWTTPAPFTSPAGEMAQSLGLNVDTGLQPQDKGKDLYWF